The following proteins are co-located in the Streptosporangium brasiliense genome:
- a CDS encoding serine/threonine protein kinase: MPDLASLRPGDPEQVREYRLTARLGEGGQGTVYLGVAPTGARVAVKLLRADLAQDEEALERFIREVSTAQRVAPFCTAAVIDTGVDQHRPYIVSEYIDGLTLDAVVAQEGPREGSALHRLAIGTVTALVAIHQAGIVHRDFKPSNVLLAPDGPRVIDFGIAKALDRTSTLTAMAIGTPSYMTPEQLAGEAAGSPADMFAWGCTMVFAATGAPPFGTDSLPAIFNRIMNVEPDLRAIADPALRDLVGQCLSKDAALRPTAGEALLRLLGHAGGAPGVPGPTAPRGILAEGSAAAAQQTGPGPNGYQQPQQTGPGGHQQTGPGGYQQTRPAGPGGHPQAHPAGPGHPQQGGPDHQWQRGPGYPQQAPPPPYGGPGRGPAAYPVPGAPPYPGAGPAARRGRGVWVAVGAGLAVTLVAAVGITLTLRGGTTPDPGPSPLADGTRPTAVSGSGDPVATVTPAATPAVSALPQATRTVKLPGSSITLHESDDDPIKLSSYSLDWDKKLYVRTSGTDGFTKNDKYFQYTVNASGTHALATDKVYDKNNYAVVSVVDRRSGSVSKVKITKAPVYPTLPQWSPDGRQGLVTLYEAAGDTSKEYGYAVIDIARKKARIVHVKEKDAGTWSYFWRGDGRAVGTWALTGKTQRIRFYDLQGTVLQTLLDVGTPITVEGDDISPSGTLLMTYCKETKKEICVWSTAADAEAQVRIPFATKRLIGWYDDRHIAGWRRKGTGYEAVVIDFQGKVKRVLATSTNAKEYDKQFMRFTRED, from the coding sequence ATGCCGGACCTCGCGTCCTTGCGGCCTGGGGATCCCGAGCAGGTGCGGGAGTACCGGCTCACCGCGCGGCTCGGTGAAGGGGGCCAGGGGACGGTGTACCTCGGCGTGGCGCCCACCGGCGCCCGCGTCGCGGTCAAGCTGCTCCGGGCCGACCTCGCCCAGGACGAGGAGGCTCTGGAACGTTTCATCCGCGAGGTCAGCACGGCTCAGCGGGTCGCGCCGTTCTGCACCGCCGCGGTCATCGACACCGGTGTCGACCAGCACCGGCCCTACATCGTCAGCGAGTACATCGACGGCCTGACGCTGGACGCCGTCGTGGCCCAGGAGGGACCGCGCGAGGGCTCGGCCCTGCACCGCCTGGCGATCGGCACCGTGACCGCGCTCGTCGCGATCCACCAGGCCGGGATCGTGCACCGCGACTTCAAGCCGTCCAACGTGCTGCTCGCCCCCGACGGCCCCCGGGTGATCGACTTCGGCATCGCCAAGGCGCTCGACCGGACCTCCACGCTGACCGCGATGGCGATCGGCACCCCCTCCTACATGACCCCCGAGCAGCTCGCGGGGGAGGCCGCCGGCTCGCCCGCCGACATGTTCGCCTGGGGCTGCACGATGGTCTTCGCGGCCACCGGCGCGCCGCCGTTCGGCACCGACAGCCTGCCCGCGATCTTCAACCGGATCATGAACGTGGAGCCCGACCTGCGGGCGATCGCCGATCCGGCGCTGCGTGATCTGGTGGGGCAGTGCCTGTCCAAGGACGCCGCCCTGCGGCCCACGGCGGGGGAGGCGCTGCTGCGGCTGCTCGGCCACGCCGGCGGCGCGCCGGGCGTGCCGGGGCCCACCGCCCCCCGCGGGATCCTCGCCGAGGGGTCGGCCGCCGCCGCGCAGCAGACCGGCCCCGGCCCCAACGGCTACCAGCAGCCTCAGCAGACCGGCCCTGGCGGCCACCAGCAGACCGGGCCCGGCGGCTACCAGCAGACCCGCCCGGCCGGCCCCGGCGGCCATCCGCAGGCCCACCCGGCCGGACCGGGCCACCCGCAGCAGGGCGGGCCGGACCATCAGTGGCAGCGGGGGCCCGGCTACCCGCAGCAGGCGCCCCCGCCGCCCTACGGCGGCCCCGGCCGGGGGCCCGCGGCCTACCCGGTCCCGGGCGCCCCGCCGTACCCGGGGGCGGGCCCCGCGGCCAGGCGCGGGCGCGGCGTCTGGGTCGCGGTCGGCGCGGGGCTCGCGGTCACGCTCGTCGCCGCCGTGGGGATCACCCTGACGCTGCGCGGCGGCACCACGCCCGATCCGGGGCCCTCCCCCCTGGCGGACGGCACCCGGCCGACGGCCGTCTCCGGGTCCGGGGACCCCGTCGCCACCGTCACCCCCGCCGCCACCCCGGCGGTCTCCGCCCTGCCCCAGGCCACCAGGACGGTCAAGCTCCCGGGCAGCTCGATCACGCTCCACGAGAGCGACGACGACCCGATCAAGCTGAGCTCCTACAGCCTGGACTGGGACAAGAAACTCTACGTCCGCACCTCCGGCACCGACGGCTTCACCAAGAACGACAAGTACTTCCAGTACACGGTGAACGCCTCCGGCACCCACGCGCTGGCCACCGACAAGGTCTACGACAAGAACAACTACGCCGTCGTCTCCGTCGTCGACCGGCGGTCGGGCTCGGTGAGCAAGGTCAAGATCACCAAGGCGCCGGTCTACCCGACCCTGCCGCAGTGGTCCCCGGACGGCAGGCAGGGCCTGGTGACGCTGTACGAGGCGGCCGGCGACACCAGCAAGGAGTACGGCTACGCGGTCATCGACATCGCCAGGAAGAAGGCCAGGATCGTCCACGTGAAGGAGAAGGACGCGGGCACCTGGAGCTACTTCTGGCGAGGGGACGGCCGGGCGGTCGGCACCTGGGCGCTGACCGGCAAGACCCAGCGCATCCGCTTCTACGACCTGCAGGGCACCGTGCTGCAGACCCTGCTGGACGTCGGCACCCCGATCACCGTGGAGGGCGACGACATCTCCCCCTCGGGCACGCTCCTCATGACGTACTGCAAGGAGACCAAGAAGGAGATCTGCGTCTGGTCCACCGCCGCCGACGCCGAGGCCCAGGTCAGGATCCCGTTCGCGACCAAGCGGCTCATCGGCTGGTACGACGACCGGCACATCGCCGGCTGGCGGCGCAAGGGCACCGGCTACGAGGCGGTAGTGATCGACTTTCAGGGGAAGGTGAAGCGGGTGCTGGCCACCAGCACCAACGCCAAGGAGTATGACAAGCAGTTCATGCGCTTCACGCGGGAGGACTGA
- a CDS encoding maleylpyruvate isomerase family mycothiol-dependent enzyme, whose product MRDWTHAEHAEATGREITRMAEVLRDRDMSTPVPTCPGWDLAALTAHTGGVHRWAAAMVRDLAERRYDRDRMELGLPADPGGYAAWLGEGAGSLPEALLSREPQAPMWAWGGDRHVRFWSRRQLHETVVHRVDAELALGLPVSVDEDVAADGVEEFFDILPYARWSPGVAELRGAGETISLQADTGAGWVVTVDPDRFHHARSLRPGTVTVRAATAADLLQVVWGRRSPQDYGVEGDAGLLGWWLERAVI is encoded by the coding sequence TTGAGGGACTGGACCCACGCCGAGCACGCCGAGGCCACCGGCCGGGAGATCACCCGGATGGCGGAGGTCTTGCGGGACCGTGACATGTCCACCCCGGTGCCCACCTGCCCGGGCTGGGACCTGGCCGCGCTCACCGCCCACACCGGCGGCGTGCACCGGTGGGCCGCCGCGATGGTGCGCGACCTGGCCGAGCGGCGCTACGACCGCGACAGGATGGAGCTGGGCCTGCCCGCCGACCCCGGCGGCTACGCCGCCTGGCTGGGGGAGGGGGCCGGCTCCCTGCCCGAGGCGCTGCTGTCCCGGGAGCCGCAGGCGCCGATGTGGGCCTGGGGCGGCGACCGGCACGTGCGGTTCTGGTCGCGGCGCCAGCTCCACGAGACCGTGGTGCACCGGGTGGACGCCGAGCTCGCGCTGGGCCTGCCGGTCTCGGTCGACGAGGACGTGGCCGCCGACGGGGTCGAGGAGTTCTTCGACATCCTGCCGTACGCGCGCTGGAGCCCCGGCGTGGCCGAGCTGAGGGGGGCGGGCGAGACGATCTCCCTGCAGGCCGACACCGGCGCCGGATGGGTGGTCACCGTCGATCCCGACCGCTTCCACCACGCGCGCTCCCTCCGGCCGGGGACCGTGACCGTCCGCGCCGCCACCGCGGCGGACCTGCTGCAGGTCGTGTGGGGGCGGCGCAGCCCCCAGGACTACGGCGTCGAGGGCGACGCCGGGCTGCTCGGCTGGTGGCTGGAGCGCGCCGTGATCTGA
- a CDS encoding SIMPL domain-containing protein, protein MIKMSHAAAAAALVTMGMLGGTASADSGPASGHDSGSDLARVTVDDRQSRITVGGEGSLASAPDVMRLNAGVEVRRATAGEAFAAAREAAARLTNALLKAGIEAKDLRTDELSLGPEYDDYPKVSGYRAAQGVEAVVRDIEAADKVIDAAAGVGEDARLNGVSFEVSNTRKILKAAREAAFKDAAARAEQYARLAGRELGRILSIDEETVTPPPPVTFGGAMLADKAASVSPGQQSVSVRVRVVYELR, encoded by the coding sequence ATGATCAAGATGTCTCACGCCGCGGCCGCCGCCGCGCTCGTCACCATGGGCATGCTCGGCGGGACCGCGTCCGCCGATTCCGGTCCCGCCTCCGGACACGACTCCGGCTCCGATCTCGCGAGGGTGACAGTGGACGACAGACAGTCTCGGATCACGGTCGGCGGGGAGGGCAGCCTGGCCTCCGCCCCCGACGTCATGCGCCTGAACGCCGGCGTCGAGGTGCGCCGCGCCACCGCGGGTGAGGCGTTCGCCGCCGCGCGCGAGGCCGCCGCCAGGCTGACGAATGCCCTGCTCAAGGCGGGGATCGAGGCCAAGGACCTGCGGACCGACGAGCTGTCGCTCGGCCCGGAGTACGACGACTATCCCAAGGTCTCCGGCTACCGGGCGGCGCAGGGCGTCGAGGCCGTGGTGCGCGACATCGAGGCCGCCGACAAGGTGATCGACGCGGCTGCCGGGGTCGGCGAGGACGCCCGCCTGAATGGCGTCTCCTTCGAGGTGTCCAACACCCGCAAGATCCTCAAGGCCGCCCGCGAGGCCGCGTTCAAGGACGCCGCCGCCCGTGCCGAGCAGTACGCCAGGCTGGCCGGCCGCGAGCTGGGCCGGATCCTGTCGATCGACGAGGAAACTGTCACCCCGCCCCCGCCGGTCACGTTCGGGGGCGCCATGCTCGCCGACAAGGCCGCCTCCGTCAGCCCCGGGCAGCAGAGCGTCTCGGTCCGCGTCCGGGTGGTCTACGAGCTGCGGTGA
- the nadA gene encoding quinolinate synthase NadA translates to MTTTETGLPLFVLGRGTDPHSERGVDCPGELPSASDPALVERARRAKAALGDRVFVLGHHYQRDEVIQFADVTGDSFKLAREAAARPDAEYIVFCGVHFMAESADILTGDSQKVVLPDLAAGCSMADMATFDQVEECWEALEDAGIAGVTVPVTYMNSSADIKAFCGRNGGAVCTSSNARRALDWAFSRGEKVLFLPDQHLGRNTAVLEMGLSLDDCVVYNPHRPNGGLTAQQLADAKMILWKGHCSVHGRFTAECVDDVRERIPGVNVLVHPECRHEVVTKADHVGSTEYIIKKLEEAPAGSSWAVGTELNLVKRLGQMFPDKNVTFLDRTVCYCSTMNRIDLPHLVWALESLAAGQVVNQITVDEDTTHWAKVALDRMLALP, encoded by the coding sequence GTGACGACCACCGAGACCGGGCTTCCGCTCTTCGTCCTCGGCCGGGGGACCGATCCGCACAGTGAACGCGGTGTCGACTGTCCCGGCGAGTTGCCGTCGGCCTCCGATCCAGCGCTCGTGGAGCGCGCCAGGCGGGCCAAGGCCGCCCTCGGCGACCGGGTCTTCGTGCTGGGCCACCACTACCAGCGTGACGAGGTCATCCAGTTCGCCGACGTGACCGGCGACTCCTTCAAGCTCGCCCGGGAGGCGGCGGCCCGGCCGGACGCCGAGTACATCGTCTTCTGCGGCGTGCACTTCATGGCCGAGTCGGCCGACATCCTCACCGGCGACTCGCAGAAAGTCGTGCTGCCCGACCTCGCGGCCGGGTGCTCGATGGCCGACATGGCCACCTTCGACCAGGTCGAGGAGTGCTGGGAGGCGCTGGAGGACGCCGGGATCGCCGGTGTCACCGTCCCGGTCACCTACATGAACTCCAGCGCCGACATCAAGGCGTTCTGCGGCCGCAACGGCGGCGCCGTGTGCACCTCCTCCAACGCCAGGCGCGCCCTCGACTGGGCCTTCTCCCGCGGCGAGAAGGTGCTCTTCCTGCCCGACCAGCACCTGGGGCGCAACACCGCGGTGCTGGAGATGGGCCTGTCCCTGGACGACTGCGTCGTCTACAACCCGCACCGGCCCAACGGTGGGCTGACCGCCCAGCAGCTCGCCGACGCCAAGATGATCCTGTGGAAGGGTCACTGCTCGGTGCACGGCCGCTTCACCGCCGAGTGCGTGGACGACGTCCGCGAGCGGATCCCCGGCGTCAACGTGCTGGTGCACCCCGAGTGCCGGCACGAGGTGGTCACCAAGGCCGACCACGTCGGCTCGACCGAATACATCATCAAGAAGCTCGAAGAGGCTCCGGCGGGGTCGTCGTGGGCGGTGGGCACCGAGCTGAACCTGGTCAAGCGGCTCGGGCAGATGTTCCCCGACAAGAACGTGACGTTCCTGGACCGGACCGTCTGCTACTGCTCGACGATGAACCGGATCGACCTGCCGCACCTGGTGTGGGCGCTGGAGTCGCTGGCGGCCGGCCAGGTCGTCAACCAGATCACCGTGGACGAGGACACCACCCACTGGGCCAAGGTGGCCCTGGACCGGATGCTGGCCCTCCCCTGA
- the erpA gene encoding iron-sulfur cluster insertion protein ErpA, whose product MSVESSETTAQGLILSDAAAAKVKSLLEQQGEEGLQLRVAVQPGGCSGLRYQLFFDDRSMDGDIVTDFNGVSVVTDRMSAPYLVGATVDFVDTIEKQGFTIDNPNATGSCACGDSFN is encoded by the coding sequence ATGTCGGTTGAGAGCAGTGAGACCACGGCGCAGGGCCTGATCCTTAGTGACGCGGCCGCCGCCAAGGTCAAGAGCCTGCTGGAGCAGCAGGGCGAGGAAGGTCTCCAGCTGCGCGTGGCCGTGCAGCCCGGCGGCTGTTCGGGCCTCCGCTACCAGCTCTTCTTCGACGATCGTTCGATGGACGGCGACATCGTCACGGACTTCAACGGTGTCAGCGTGGTCACCGACCGGATGAGCGCCCCCTATCTGGTGGGTGCCACGGTCGACTTCGTCGACACGATCGAGAAGCAGGGCTTCACGATCGACAACCCGAACGCCACGGGCTCCTGCGCCTGCGGCGACTCGTTCAACTAG
- a CDS encoding carbohydrate kinase family protein, giving the protein MRIAVTGSIATDHLMTFPGRFGDQLVADQLDRVSLSFLVDDLQIRRGGCAANIAFGMGCLGLDPVLVGAVGADFADYRSWLERHGVDCESVYVSELHHTARFLCTTDDDHNQIASFYTGAMAEARLIELGPIAQRLGGLDLVLVSPNDPDAMLRHTDEARQRGIPFAADPSQQLARMPSDQIRQLVDGAAYLFGNDYEKGLIEQKTGWSDEEILDRVGVRVTTLGPKGVVIGRKGEPSLHVPPAPELGKADPTGVGDAFRSGFLAALAWGLSLERCGQVGNLTATHVLERVGGQEYELGQQVFLERFAAAYGAEAAAEVARSVKCHYA; this is encoded by the coding sequence GTGCGCATCGCCGTCACCGGCTCAATCGCGACCGACCACCTGATGACCTTCCCGGGTCGCTTCGGCGACCAGCTCGTCGCCGACCAGCTCGACCGGGTGTCCCTGTCGTTCCTCGTCGACGACCTGCAGATCCGCCGCGGCGGCTGCGCGGCCAACATCGCCTTCGGCATGGGCTGCCTGGGGCTGGACCCCGTCCTGGTCGGTGCCGTCGGCGCTGACTTCGCCGACTACCGTTCCTGGCTGGAGCGGCACGGCGTCGACTGCGAGTCGGTATACGTCTCCGAGCTCCACCACACCGCCCGCTTCCTGTGCACCACCGACGATGATCACAACCAGATCGCGTCGTTCTACACCGGTGCGATGGCCGAGGCCCGGCTGATCGAGCTCGGCCCGATCGCCCAGCGGCTCGGCGGCCTGGACCTGGTGCTGGTCAGCCCCAACGACCCCGACGCGATGCTCCGGCACACCGACGAGGCCCGCCAGCGGGGCATCCCGTTCGCGGCCGACCCCTCGCAGCAGCTGGCCCGCATGCCCAGCGACCAGATCCGCCAGCTGGTCGACGGCGCCGCCTACCTGTTCGGCAACGACTACGAGAAGGGTCTGATCGAGCAGAAGACCGGCTGGTCCGACGAGGAGATCCTCGACCGGGTCGGCGTCCGCGTCACCACGCTGGGTCCCAAGGGCGTGGTGATCGGCCGCAAGGGCGAGCCGTCCCTGCACGTCCCCCCGGCTCCCGAGCTCGGCAAGGCCGACCCCACCGGTGTGGGCGACGCCTTCCGCTCCGGCTTCCTGGCCGCCCTGGCCTGGGGGCTGTCCCTGGAGCGCTGCGGCCAGGTGGGCAACCTCACCGCCACCCACGTCCTGGAGCGCGTCGGCGGCCAGGAGTACGAACTGGGGCAGCAGGTCTTCCTGGAGCGCTTCGCCGCCGCCTACGGCGCCGAGGCCGCCGCCGAGGTGGCCCGGTCCGTGAAGTGCCACTACGCCTGA
- a CDS encoding CBS domain-containing protein has product MSGETAKDLMSPGARCVEAHETLDRAAQMMREMNVGALPVCGSDDRLKGIITDRDIVVKCVAAGKDPSRVTAGEMAAGLVWVPAHATVGEVLSKMEEHQIRRLPVIENNRIVGMISEADLARHLPDDQLADFVHHIYTGA; this is encoded by the coding sequence ATGAGCGGAGAGACCGCCAAGGACCTCATGAGCCCGGGGGCCCGCTGCGTGGAGGCGCACGAGACGCTCGACCGCGCCGCGCAGATGATGCGGGAGATGAACGTCGGCGCGCTGCCGGTCTGCGGCAGCGACGACCGGCTCAAGGGGATCATCACCGACCGTGACATCGTGGTCAAGTGCGTGGCCGCGGGCAAGGACCCGTCGAGGGTGACCGCCGGGGAGATGGCCGCCGGCCTGGTCTGGGTACCCGCGCACGCCACCGTCGGGGAAGTCCTGTCCAAGATGGAGGAGCACCAGATCAGGCGGCTCCCGGTGATCGAGAACAACCGTATCGTCGGGATGATCAGCGAGGCTGATCTGGCCAGACATCTTCCGGACGACCAGCTCGCCGACTTCGTCCATCACATCTACACGGGGGCCTGA
- a CDS encoding sulfurtransferase TusA family protein, giving the protein MTSRQTATEGSTQPPALTIDALGKKCPIPIIMLAEQINHVPRNGIVSVLADDPAAFTDIPAWCRLKSHHHVASYELPGGGWAIHVRRNY; this is encoded by the coding sequence ATGACGTCCAGGCAGACCGCCACGGAGGGATCCACCCAGCCTCCGGCGCTGACCATCGACGCGCTGGGCAAGAAGTGCCCGATCCCCATCATCATGCTCGCCGAGCAGATCAACCACGTCCCGCGCAACGGGATCGTCTCGGTCCTCGCCGACGACCCCGCGGCCTTCACCGACATCCCGGCCTGGTGCCGGCTGAAGTCCCACCACCACGTGGCCAGCTACGAGCTGCCCGGCGGCGGCTGGGCCATCCATGTGCGGCGCAACTACTGA
- a CDS encoding cysteine desulfurase family protein: MAYFDAASTEPLHPQAREALIAALDVGWADPARLYGPARRASMLLEQARTEVAEALGARPDEVSFTTSGTQAVHLGVLGTLHGRRRAGRRLVTSAVEHSSVLHAAGVHERDGGSVETVGVGRTGAVDLTAFGEAVRADGTALACLQSANHEVGTVQPVAEAAALCAEAGVPLLVDAAQSVGRMPPPRGWSVLTASAHKWGGPAGVGVLVVRKGTRWRSPLPEDERERRRVPGFENVPAIVAAAAALRATAAESAQESARLSALVDRIRTEVPRLVPDVEVIGDPVARAPHIVTFSCLYVEGEALLTELDKAGFAISSGSSCTASTLRPSHVLEAMGVLTHGNVRVSLPQGASAADVDRFLAVLPDMVKRIREEAGVRL; the protein is encoded by the coding sequence GTGGCGTACTTCGACGCGGCCTCCACCGAGCCGCTGCACCCTCAGGCACGCGAGGCCCTGATCGCGGCGCTCGACGTCGGCTGGGCCGATCCGGCGAGACTGTACGGTCCCGCCCGCCGGGCAAGCATGTTACTGGAACAGGCGCGCACCGAGGTCGCCGAAGCGCTCGGCGCCCGGCCCGACGAGGTCTCCTTCACCACCTCCGGCACCCAGGCGGTGCACCTGGGCGTGCTCGGCACCCTGCACGGACGGCGCCGCGCCGGGCGCCGCCTGGTGACCTCGGCGGTGGAGCACTCCAGTGTGCTGCACGCCGCCGGTGTCCACGAACGCGACGGCGGCTCGGTCGAGACGGTCGGCGTCGGCCGCACCGGCGCGGTGGACCTGACGGCCTTCGGCGAGGCGGTGCGGGCCGACGGCACGGCCCTGGCCTGCCTGCAGAGCGCCAACCACGAGGTCGGCACGGTCCAGCCGGTCGCCGAGGCGGCGGCCCTGTGCGCCGAGGCCGGCGTGCCGCTGCTGGTGGACGCGGCGCAGTCCGTGGGCCGGATGCCGCCGCCGCGGGGCTGGTCGGTGCTGACGGCCAGCGCGCACAAGTGGGGCGGCCCCGCGGGGGTCGGCGTGCTGGTGGTCCGCAAGGGCACCCGGTGGCGCAGCCCGCTCCCCGAGGACGAGCGGGAGCGCCGCCGGGTCCCCGGCTTCGAGAACGTGCCGGCGATCGTCGCGGCGGCCGCCGCGCTGCGCGCGACGGCGGCCGAGTCGGCGCAGGAGTCGGCCCGGCTCTCGGCGCTCGTGGACCGGATCAGGACCGAGGTGCCCCGGCTCGTCCCCGACGTCGAGGTCATCGGCGATCCCGTCGCACGGGCCCCGCATATTGTCACCTTTTCGTGTCTTTACGTAGAAGGTGAGGCATTGTTGACAGAACTAGATAAGGCGGGATTCGCCATATCGTCCGGTAGTTCCTGCACGGCGAGTACGCTTCGTCCATCACACGTTTTGGAGGCCATGGGCGTGCTTACCCACGGGAACGTCCGGGTATCGCTGCCTCAGGGCGCATCCGCGGCGGACGTCGACCGCTTCCTCGCCGTCCTGCCGGACATGGTGAAGAGGATCCGCGAGGAGGCGGGCGTAAGGCTGTGA